In one window of Gloeocapsopsis sp. IPPAS B-1203 DNA:
- a CDS encoding Rne/Rng family ribonuclease, with the protein MPKQIIIAEQHHIAAVFSEDQIQELVVATGRHQIGDIYLGVVENVLPGIDAAFVNIGDTERNGFIHVTDLGPLKLKRTAGAITELLAPQQKVLVQVMKEPTGNKGPRLTGNITLPGRYVVLMPFGRGVNLSRRIKNENERNRLRALAILIKPAGMGLLVRTEAEGKPEEAIMEDLELLQRQWEAILQEAQSTRAPSLLNRDDDFIQRVLRDMYGADVNRIVVDSNTGLKRVKQYLINWSGGQAPQGLLIDHHRDRIAILEYFRINAAIREALKPRVDLPSGGYVIIEPTEALTVVDVNSGSFTRSATARETVLWTNCEAATEIARQLRLRNLAGVIIVDFIDMESRKDQLQVLEHFNKALKADKARPQIAQLSELGLVELTRKRQGQNIYELFGRPCPTCGGLGHLVHLPGEPDRDAVAAPRNGAERAVGETLRLAESRDYTEPTADYNLEPGDNEFANLNILNHPSYQELGESNKNRRTRRRLIGRGEGSVKDEPRMPSTPMNLVNERDQDLEQESESSTSEISLPVTGKNNWIERTERSRPAKPEPVKPTVAEPPEIVSVEMTPEEQEIYAMMGVSPLVHVNRTVKNSRSLIINVVLPGQAASESAEDDFVTPSQPQPVTISPQAPVEFSDTDNTEESSVATVTDESESESDTGGTVVTRRRRRRSSAVENRGEE; encoded by the coding sequence ATGCCAAAACAAATCATTATAGCAGAGCAACATCATATCGCTGCAGTATTTTCAGAAGACCAAATTCAAGAACTTGTCGTTGCTACAGGTCGGCACCAAATTGGTGATATCTACTTAGGTGTTGTTGAAAATGTTTTACCTGGTATCGATGCAGCATTTGTCAATATAGGTGATACAGAACGTAATGGTTTTATTCATGTCACCGACCTTGGTCCCCTAAAACTGAAGCGTACTGCAGGAGCCATTACTGAACTTTTAGCACCACAGCAAAAAGTCTTGGTGCAAGTGATGAAGGAGCCAACGGGAAACAAAGGACCCAGGTTAACAGGAAATATCACTTTACCAGGTCGCTATGTCGTACTAATGCCGTTTGGGCGAGGCGTCAACTTGTCAAGACGCATCAAAAATGAGAATGAGCGGAATCGCTTACGCGCTTTAGCAATCCTGATTAAACCAGCAGGTATGGGCTTACTCGTTCGTACTGAAGCGGAAGGAAAGCCCGAAGAAGCAATCATGGAAGATCTAGAGTTGCTGCAAAGACAGTGGGAGGCAATTCTGCAAGAAGCACAATCGACACGCGCACCTTCTCTGCTGAACCGAGATGATGATTTTATCCAACGCGTACTGCGGGATATGTACGGTGCAGATGTGAACCGAATTGTTGTCGATTCTAATACAGGGCTAAAGCGCGTCAAACAATACTTAATCAACTGGAGTGGAGGTCAAGCGCCCCAGGGTTTGTTAATCGATCACCACCGCGATCGCATTGCGATTTTAGAGTACTTCCGCATTAATGCGGCAATTCGCGAAGCCCTCAAACCAAGAGTCGATCTTCCTTCTGGTGGCTACGTCATTATTGAGCCGACCGAAGCATTAACCGTGGTGGATGTCAACTCTGGCTCATTCACGCGATCGGCAACTGCTCGCGAAACTGTGTTGTGGACAAACTGCGAAGCTGCAACCGAAATTGCGCGACAACTGCGCTTACGCAATCTGGCTGGCGTGATCATTGTTGATTTCATTGATATGGAATCTCGTAAAGATCAACTGCAAGTCTTGGAACACTTTAATAAAGCTCTCAAAGCCGATAAAGCACGACCGCAAATTGCCCAATTGTCTGAGTTGGGATTAGTTGAATTAACCCGTAAGCGCCAAGGACAAAACATTTATGAACTATTTGGTCGTCCATGTCCTACCTGTGGTGGATTAGGACATTTAGTTCATTTGCCAGGGGAACCAGATCGCGATGCAGTCGCAGCACCCAGAAATGGAGCAGAACGAGCCGTGGGTGAAACACTGCGACTAGCAGAATCGCGAGACTATACTGAACCAACTGCAGATTATAATTTAGAACCTGGTGACAATGAGTTTGCTAATCTCAATATTCTGAATCATCCTAGCTATCAAGAACTCGGAGAGAGTAACAAAAATCGCCGGACTCGTCGCCGCCTGATTGGTAGAGGCGAAGGTTCTGTGAAGGATGAACCTCGGATGCCATCTACACCAATGAATTTGGTAAACGAACGCGATCAAGACCTTGAACAAGAGTCTGAATCATCAACATCCGAGATATCACTACCAGTCACTGGTAAAAATAACTGGATTGAGCGCACTGAGCGCAGTAGACCAGCTAAACCAGAACCGGTGAAGCCTACTGTTGCTGAACCTCCGGAAATAGTTTCTGTGGAGATGACACCAGAAGAACAAGAAATCTATGCCATGATGGGTGTTTCGCCATTGGTACATGTGAATCGAACAGTCAAAAATTCACGCTCTTTGATCATCAATGTCGTGTTACCTGGGCAAGCTGCATCTGAATCTGCTGAGGACGATTTTGTGACACCATCACAACCACAGCCAGTTACGATCAGCCCCCAAGCGCCTGTAGAATTCTCAGATACAGATAATACAGAGGAATCCTCTGTTGCGACTGTAACTGATGAAAGTGAGAGTGAAAGTGATACTGGTGGAACTGTTGTTACGCGCAGACGTCGCCGTCGCTCTTCAGCAGTAGAGAATCGAGGTGAAGAATAG
- a CDS encoding ribonuclease HII: MKNDYINLDLDSALSNQHSVLLAGVDEAGRGALFGPVVAAAVILPPAALPELVACQVRDSKQLSSYRRQQLAEKICLLAVDWRVGFASTAEIDSINILQASLLAMKRAVTKLKVTPELCLVDGNQPIKNLALPQQTLVKGDERSLVIAAASIVAKVWRDDLILRLAAKYPLYDLVSNKGYGTARHLQALQHYGPSRLHRLSFRPCQVRAMEIGVGE; the protein is encoded by the coding sequence ATGAAAAATGACTATATTAACTTAGACCTTGACTCAGCACTTAGCAACCAACATTCAGTTTTGCTAGCTGGAGTAGACGAAGCTGGACGCGGAGCCTTATTTGGTCCTGTGGTAGCAGCGGCAGTCATTTTACCTCCGGCTGCTTTACCTGAGTTGGTAGCGTGTCAGGTACGTGATAGTAAACAACTATCGAGTTATCGGCGCCAGCAGTTGGCAGAAAAAATTTGTCTGTTGGCTGTGGATTGGAGAGTAGGCTTTGCTTCTACAGCGGAGATTGACAGCATCAATATTTTACAAGCATCACTGTTGGCAATGAAGCGCGCTGTGACTAAACTCAAGGTAACGCCAGAGTTATGTTTAGTGGATGGCAACCAGCCCATCAAAAATTTAGCACTACCTCAACAAACACTTGTCAAGGGAGACGAGCGATCGCTTGTCATTGCTGCTGCTAGCATTGTCGCGAAAGTATGGCGTGACGATCTTATTCTACGCCTTGCTGCTAAGTATCCGCTGTACGACTTGGTATCAAATAAAGGTTATGGTACTGCACGTCATCTACAAGCACTACAGCACTATGGTCCCTCACGACTACATCGATTGTCGTTTCGCCCCTGTCAAGTTAGGGCAATGGAAATTGGGGTTGGGGAATAA
- a CDS encoding DUF1997 domain-containing protein, with protein sequence MSTRFSASQAVEIVVPEQPIPIQHYLRQPQRLVNALVDPSRVEHLSNECFRLTMRPLTFMTLSIQPTVDIKVWAEHNGTIYLRSQGCEIRGVDYINQRFALNLKGYLSPSQVGSKAGLQGKAELEVQVELPPPFWLTPKPILEAAGNGLLKSVLLTIKQRLQHQLLADYYAWASDTEDTEADLIIPQPQFPLP encoded by the coding sequence ATGTCTACTCGGTTTAGTGCTTCCCAAGCAGTCGAAATTGTTGTTCCAGAGCAACCGATTCCTATTCAACATTATTTGCGACAGCCACAACGTCTTGTTAATGCTTTGGTCGATCCGAGTCGAGTTGAGCATTTGAGTAACGAGTGCTTCCGTCTGACCATGCGTCCGCTAACCTTTATGACACTGAGTATTCAACCAACAGTAGATATTAAAGTGTGGGCTGAGCACAACGGTACAATTTATCTGCGATCGCAAGGCTGTGAAATTCGGGGAGTTGATTATATCAATCAACGTTTTGCCCTCAATCTGAAAGGATACTTGTCTCCATCTCAGGTCGGAAGTAAGGCGGGTCTCCAAGGAAAGGCAGAATTAGAAGTACAAGTAGAATTACCACCTCCCTTTTGGCTGACACCCAAGCCAATCTTAGAAGCTGCGGGTAATGGTTTACTCAAAAGTGTTTTATTGACGATCAAACAAAGACTCCAGCATCAACTGCTAGCAGATTACTATGCTTGGGCAAGTGACACTGAAGATACTGAAGCTGATTTAATTATTCCCCAACCCCAATTTCCATTGCCCTAA
- the bchH gene encoding magnesium chelatase subunit H — protein sequence MQRIVLIAGFESFNADLYRKAALLAEERCPELEIEVFSDRDISTKPETVAAALADAQVFFGSLLFDYDQVLWLRDRVQHIAIRLVFESALELMSLTRLGAFAIGDKPKGMPKPVKFILDKFSQGREEDRLAGYISFLKIGPKLLKFVPGQKVQDLRNWLIIYGYWNAGGIENVAALFWTLAEKYLNLKVGEIPPPVETPNIGLLHPEYQGYFESPHEYLKWYVKEGRGARDKERGKDSQIQDSVVGILLYRKHVITRQPYIPQLIRRFEDAGLIPLPIFINGVEGHVAVRDWMTTAYETAQRQSGHIETPSLSPEAVEVDAIVSTIGFPLVGGPAGSMEAGRQVEVAKRILSAKNVPYIVAAPLLIQDIHSWTRQGVGGLQSVVLYALPELDGAIDPVPLGGLVGEKIYLVPERVERLIGRVKKWIALRQKPANERKIAVILYGFPPGYGATGTAALLNVPRSLLKFLQALKDCGYTVGDLPEDGEELISQVKVADEDPSVGTVVNARTLETWLGYLKTSWIEKHWTLTNSGIKTYGDEFHLGGVQLGNVWIGVQPPLGIPGDPMRLMFERDLTPHPQYAAFYQWLQHEFQADAVVHFGMHGTVEWLPGSPLGNTGYSWSDILLGNLPHLYIYAANNPSESILAKRRGYGVLISHNVPPYGRAGLYKELVALRDLIAEYREDPEKNYALKEAICKKIVDTGIDADCPFEDAKRLGITFTPENARLFSNAAFNHYLVQLYEYLQVLENRLFSSGLHILGEPPTAEELASYLQAYFSDELSEETISAIATGNYGQGNIYKYGQGTALPQPNTLPQEALQIRDLLAQNTDEITNLLKGLNGEYIPPAPGGDLLRDGIGVLPTGRNIHALDPYRMPSPAAYERGKEIAQKIIAQHLQEHKAYPETVAVMLWGLDAIKTRGESLGILLELVGAEPVKEGTGRIVRYELKPLAEVGHPRIDVLGNLSGIFRDSFVNIIELLDDLFYRAATVEEPEDQNFIRKHYLALRSQGVANPSARLFSNPAGDFGSMVNERVVDGNWESGSELGDTWRDRNVFSYGRQDKGQARPEVLTQLLQTSDRIVQEIDSVEYGLTDIQEYYANTGGLKKAAEKQRGKKVNASFVESFSKDTTPRNLDDLLRMEYRTKLLNPKWADAMANQGSGGAFEISQRMTALIGWGGTADFSDAWVYDQAADTYALDSEMAEKLRKANPEAFRNIVGRMLEAHGRGFWQADMEKLEKLRELYELADEELEGVTV from the coding sequence ATGCAACGCATTGTTTTGATTGCGGGGTTTGAATCTTTCAATGCTGACTTGTACCGCAAAGCAGCACTACTAGCAGAAGAACGCTGTCCGGAGTTGGAAATAGAGGTATTTAGCGATCGCGATATCAGTACTAAACCTGAAACAGTCGCCGCCGCGCTAGCAGATGCTCAAGTATTTTTTGGCAGTCTACTATTTGATTACGACCAAGTTTTGTGGCTGCGCGATCGCGTTCAACATATTGCGATTCGCCTCGTTTTTGAGTCAGCACTAGAGTTGATGAGTTTAACTCGCCTGGGTGCATTTGCGATCGGTGACAAGCCTAAAGGAATGCCCAAACCAGTCAAGTTTATTTTAGATAAATTCAGTCAAGGACGCGAAGAAGATCGCCTGGCTGGATATATTAGCTTTTTAAAAATTGGACCAAAACTGCTCAAATTCGTTCCAGGGCAAAAAGTCCAAGATCTACGCAACTGGCTCATTATATACGGTTACTGGAATGCAGGCGGCATAGAAAACGTAGCTGCTTTATTTTGGACACTCGCAGAAAAATATTTAAATCTCAAAGTCGGTGAAATTCCCCCACCTGTCGAAACTCCTAACATAGGATTGCTACATCCTGAATATCAAGGCTATTTTGAATCTCCCCACGAGTATCTGAAATGGTATGTAAAGGAGGGGCGAGGAGCGAGGGATAAGGAGCGAGGGAAAGATTCTCAAATCCAAGATTCGGTTGTAGGAATTTTGTTGTATCGCAAACATGTTATTACGCGACAGCCTTATATTCCTCAGTTAATTCGTCGCTTTGAAGACGCAGGATTAATCCCATTACCAATTTTTATTAATGGTGTTGAAGGTCATGTAGCAGTACGCGATTGGATGACTACCGCATATGAAACTGCACAGCGACAGTCGGGTCATATTGAAACTCCTTCGTTATCACCCGAAGCCGTAGAAGTTGATGCAATTGTCTCTACTATTGGCTTTCCCCTTGTAGGTGGTCCCGCAGGTTCGATGGAAGCAGGGCGACAGGTAGAAGTTGCAAAACGGATTTTGAGTGCGAAAAATGTACCTTATATTGTTGCTGCACCATTACTGATTCAAGATATTCATTCCTGGACGCGCCAAGGTGTGGGGGGATTGCAAAGTGTCGTATTATATGCGTTACCCGAACTTGATGGAGCGATTGATCCAGTTCCCTTAGGGGGATTGGTGGGTGAGAAGATTTATTTAGTTCCTGAACGGGTAGAGCGGTTGATTGGGAGGGTAAAAAAATGGATCGCTCTACGCCAAAAGCCAGCAAATGAGCGAAAGATTGCAGTTATTTTGTATGGTTTTCCGCCAGGTTATGGTGCGACGGGAACTGCTGCATTATTGAATGTACCGCGATCGCTCCTGAAATTCCTCCAAGCATTAAAAGACTGTGGTTACACAGTCGGAGATTTACCGGAAGATGGCGAAGAGTTAATTTCTCAAGTCAAAGTTGCTGATGAAGATCCATCTGTTGGTACTGTTGTCAATGCGCGAACTTTAGAAACGTGGTTAGGTTATCTCAAAACATCTTGGATTGAAAAACATTGGACTTTAACAAACAGTGGCATTAAAACCTATGGCGATGAGTTTCATCTCGGTGGCGTGCAACTTGGTAACGTTTGGATTGGCGTACAGCCACCACTGGGAATTCCTGGCGACCCAATGCGGTTAATGTTTGAGCGAGACTTGACACCACATCCACAATATGCTGCGTTTTATCAATGGTTGCAGCATGAATTTCAAGCTGATGCGGTGGTTCATTTTGGCATGCATGGCACAGTAGAATGGTTGCCTGGTTCGCCGTTGGGAAATACTGGTTATTCGTGGTCAGATATTTTGTTGGGTAACTTACCACATCTATATATATATGCAGCAAATAATCCTTCCGAGTCAATTTTGGCAAAGCGGCGCGGATATGGTGTTTTAATTTCGCACAATGTCCCGCCTTACGGTCGGGCGGGGTTGTATAAAGAATTAGTAGCACTACGCGATTTAATTGCGGAATATCGCGAAGATCCTGAAAAGAATTATGCTTTGAAAGAAGCGATTTGTAAGAAAATTGTTGATACGGGAATTGATGCTGATTGTCCGTTTGAAGATGCTAAACGCTTAGGCATTACTTTTACACCAGAAAATGCACGGTTATTTAGTAATGCAGCATTTAACCATTACTTGGTGCAATTGTATGAATATCTACAAGTATTAGAAAATCGTCTATTCTCTTCGGGTTTACATATATTAGGAGAACCACCAACCGCAGAAGAACTAGCAAGCTATCTTCAAGCTTATTTTAGCGACGAATTATCCGAGGAGACGATCAGCGCGATCGCAACAGGCAATTACGGACAAGGCAATATATATAAGTACGGGCAAGGTACTGCCTTGCCCCAACCCAACACTTTACCCCAAGAAGCATTACAAATTCGCGATCTTCTAGCACAAAACACTGATGAAATCACAAACCTTTTAAAGGGACTCAATGGCGAATACATTCCGCCTGCGCCTGGTGGTGACTTATTACGCGATGGTATTGGTGTTTTACCCACAGGGCGCAATATTCATGCGTTAGATCCTTACCGAATGCCATCACCTGCGGCTTACGAACGCGGAAAAGAAATCGCCCAAAAGATTATTGCCCAACACTTACAAGAACACAAAGCATATCCTGAAACTGTCGCTGTGATGTTGTGGGGATTAGATGCAATTAAAACTCGTGGTGAATCTTTAGGTATTTTATTAGAACTTGTGGGCGCAGAACCTGTTAAAGAAGGAACAGGAAGAATTGTCCGCTATGAGTTGAAACCTTTAGCTGAAGTGGGACATCCGCGCATTGATGTCTTAGGAAATCTTTCAGGGATTTTCCGCGATAGCTTTGTGAATATTATTGAGTTACTCGACGATTTATTTTATCGCGCCGCAACTGTAGAAGAACCAGAAGACCAAAACTTTATTCGCAAGCATTATTTAGCACTGCGATCGCAAGGAGTCGCAAATCCATCGGCACGGTTATTTTCTAATCCGGCTGGTGACTTTGGTTCGATGGTGAATGAAAGAGTTGTTGATGGTAACTGGGAATCAGGTTCGGAGTTGGGTGATACTTGGCGCGATCGCAATGTGTTTAGTTATGGCAGGCAAGATAAAGGTCAAGCACGACCGGAAGTGTTAACACAATTATTGCAGACGAGCGATCGGATTGTGCAAGAAATTGACTCTGTAGAATATGGTCTTACTGACATTCAAGAATATTACGCTAACACGGGTGGATTGAAAAAGGCAGCTGAGAAGCAACGCGGGAAGAAAGTGAATGCAAGTTTTGTCGAAAGTTTCTCGAAAGATACAACACCCCGAAATTTAGATGATTTATTACGGATGGAGTATCGCACCAAATTACTCAATCCCAAATGGGCGGATGCAATGGCAAATCAAGGTTCGGGTGGTGCATTTGAGATTTCCCAACGGATGACAGCTTTAATCGGTTGGGGTGGTACTGCTGATTTTAGTGATGCTTGGGTTTATGACCAAGCTGCTGATACTTATGCCTTAGATTCAGAAATGGCGGAGAAATTACGCAAGGCAAATCCTGAAGCTTTTCGCAATATTGTGGGCAGGATGTTAGAGGCACACGGGCGAGGTTTTTGGCAAGCTGATATGGAGAAATTAGAGAAATTGCGGGAGTTATATGAATTAGCAGATGAGGAGTTAGAAGGAGTGACAGTTTAG
- a CDS encoding AAA family ATPase translates to MEPFENASDFERVVALLLQQDGWQVKMPPANTRGYDIAAVKNNLLVAVQVKNYRVPVRVSQLERFFDFLDLPIAAQFAGGLFVSASGYSRQAMAYFEQAQSNRVRLGEIQNGRLKIIGSEFAPSSPTSQEPTYLGVFTCKGGVGKTTVSAHIAGAMALSGYDVALIDLDPQKNLTTLLGNGLMLPGTNRRPGNTISVYDINKLENSTPPNDVKMVVCDCSPVFEENDEELIKKFTYCIIPTTLNPLGLNKNGHVIKRTAQAIRRVNQDAYIFVLINNYQADETRRSQVLKDQYQRYFAEISEDDEKFEFIDPDEVVIRNSKQLFYWGYHIYDGGKPELAFNPVGGRCLPRADFLNLLNYLEDHSDIEECRN, encoded by the coding sequence ATGGAACCTTTTGAAAATGCGAGTGATTTTGAAAGAGTTGTTGCATTACTCTTACAACAAGACGGATGGCAAGTCAAAATGCCTCCAGCCAACACAAGGGGTTATGATATTGCAGCGGTTAAGAATAATTTACTTGTTGCAGTTCAGGTTAAAAACTATAGAGTTCCAGTCAGAGTTTCACAATTAGAAAGGTTTTTTGACTTCTTAGATTTACCAATTGCTGCACAATTTGCAGGAGGATTATTTGTCTCTGCTAGTGGATACTCGCGCCAAGCAATGGCTTACTTTGAGCAAGCCCAGAGTAATAGAGTCAGACTAGGAGAAATTCAAAATGGTAGATTAAAGATTATTGGTAGTGAATTCGCACCGTCATCACCTACATCTCAAGAACCTACTTATCTTGGTGTATTCACTTGCAAAGGCGGAGTAGGTAAAACGACAGTTAGCGCACATATTGCTGGCGCAATGGCACTTTCTGGTTACGATGTTGCATTGATCGATCTCGATCCACAAAAGAATTTAACAACTTTACTCGGCAACGGATTAATGCTACCTGGTACTAATCGAAGACCAGGTAATACTATTAGTGTCTATGATATTAATAAGTTAGAGAATAGTACACCACCTAATGATGTAAAAATGGTTGTTTGTGACTGTTCGCCAGTCTTTGAAGAAAACGATGAGGAACTCATCAAGAAATTCACTTACTGTATTATTCCCACTACACTTAATCCTCTTGGCTTGAATAAAAATGGTCATGTAATCAAAAGGACTGCGCAAGCAATTCGTAGAGTTAATCAAGATGCATATATTTTTGTCTTAATTAATAACTATCAAGCAGATGAAACAAGAAGAAGTCAAGTATTGAAAGATCAATATCAGCGATATTTTGCTGAAATTTCTGAGGATGATGAGAAGTTTGAATTTATTGATCCAGACGAAGTTGTTATTCGCAATAGCAAGCAATTATTTTACTGGGGATATCACATATATGATGGTGGTAAACCAGAATTAGCCTTTAACCCTGTAGGAGGTAGATGTTTACCAAGAGCAGATTTTTTAAACTTACTTAACTACTTAGAAGATCATTCGGATATTGAGGAATGTAGAAACTAA
- a CDS encoding PIN domain-containing protein has translation MANFTAVYDACVLYPAPLRDLLMWLALTDLFKARWTDEIHGEWIRNVLKERPDLTLEQLTRTKTLMNSNVRDSLVTGYESIIPSLQLPDSGDCHVLAAAIRCNADVIITFNLKDFPSDSLEPYGVEAQHPDEFIRHLLDLNPRVVCEVVERQRRNLKKTPKTREEHLDTLFQLGLPQSVSMLWELCYEI, from the coding sequence GTGGCAAATTTTACAGCAGTATACGACGCTTGTGTGTTGTATCCAGCGCCACTACGCGATCTGTTAATGTGGTTAGCACTGACTGATTTATTTAAGGCGCGTTGGACAGATGAGATTCACGGCGAATGGATCAGGAATGTTTTAAAGGAACGACCTGATTTAACACTCGAACAGCTTACCAGAACTAAAACTCTCATGAATTCAAACGTTCGAGACTCCCTTGTAACAGGTTACGAAAGTATAATTCCTTCTTTACAACTTCCTGATTCAGGAGATTGCCATGTTCTGGCAGCAGCAATTCGTTGCAATGCTGATGTTATTATTACTTTCAACCTTAAGGATTTCCCATCTGATAGCCTCGAACCCTACGGTGTTGAAGCTCAGCACCCAGATGAGTTTATTCGACATTTGCTTGATCTGAATCCGCGCGTGGTATGCGAAGTCGTAGAAAGGCAAAGAAGAAATCTAAAAAAAACACCAAAAACACGGGAAGAACATTTAGACACGCTTTTTCAGTTAGGACTTCCGCAATCGGTTTCTATGCTGTGGGAGTTGTGTTACGAGATTTAG
- a CDS encoding helix-turn-helix domain-containing protein — protein MTLTAYRSETNTPTAEEASLAQASSRILSSYVHNNEAPHTIKIVGNNTDETVVVPAEAFRLFVDILVQMANGNAVTLIPIHAELTTQEAADILNVSRPYLVGLLESREIPYRKVGTRRRVRYQDLIDYKNKIDAARMQILEELTNQAEELNMGY, from the coding sequence ATGACACTCACTGCGTATCGATCTGAAACTAATACACCAACAGCAGAAGAAGCTTCTCTAGCTCAAGCTAGTAGCAGGATTCTATCGTCGTATGTGCACAACAACGAAGCACCTCATACTATTAAAATTGTGGGAAACAACACTGATGAGACTGTTGTTGTACCAGCAGAAGCATTTCGTCTTTTTGTTGATATCTTGGTACAGATGGCTAACGGTAACGCCGTAACCCTCATTCCGATCCATGCAGAACTTACTACCCAAGAAGCAGCTGATATCCTCAATGTCTCTCGTCCTTATTTAGTAGGATTGCTAGAGTCTAGAGAAATTCCTTACCGTAAAGTAGGAACTCGTCGCCGCGTGCGTTACCAAGATTTAATCGACTACAAAAACAAGATTGATGCAGCAAGAATGCAAATTCTAGAGGAGCTTACTAATCAAGCAGAAGAACTTAACATGGGATACTAG
- a CDS encoding DevA family ABC transporter ATP-binding protein: MNEKTIVHIKNLNHYFGGKSLRSQVLSDINLEIKAGEVIIMTGPSGSGKSTLLTLIGGLRSVQEGSLKVLGWELYGASDEKLVQVRRHIGFIFQSHNLLEFLTARQNVQMALELHNEPDRIAKAKAEAMLHAVKLGNRINYYPSDLSGGQKQRVAIARALVSQPKLVLADEPTAALDSKSGRDVVDLMQQLAKEQGCAILMVTHDNRILDVADRTIYMEDGKLFKEVVL, from the coding sequence ATGAATGAAAAAACAATTGTTCATATCAAAAACCTCAATCATTATTTTGGTGGAAAATCATTACGTAGCCAAGTATTATCAGACATAAACTTAGAAATAAAAGCCGGAGAAGTTATTATTATGACGGGACCATCCGGCTCAGGTAAAAGTACATTACTAACCTTAATTGGTGGTTTACGTTCTGTTCAAGAAGGAAGCTTAAAAGTTTTAGGATGGGAACTTTATGGCGCTAGTGATGAAAAGTTAGTCCAAGTGCGGCGTCATATTGGCTTTATTTTTCAATCGCATAACTTATTAGAGTTTTTAACAGCAAGACAAAACGTCCAAATGGCGTTGGAATTGCATAACGAACCTGATCGCATCGCAAAAGCAAAAGCCGAAGCGATGCTTCATGCTGTGAAGTTAGGAAATCGGATAAATTACTACCCTTCTGACTTATCAGGAGGACAAAAACAACGTGTTGCGATCGCGCGGGCTTTAGTCAGTCAACCCAAATTAGTTTTAGCCGACGAACCCACCGCTGCTTTAGATAGTAAATCAGGAAGAGATGTCGTTGATTTAATGCAGCAACTAGCCAAAGAACAAGGCTGCGCGATTCTGATGGTGACACACGACAACCGCATTTTAGATGTCGCCGATCGCACAATTTACATGGAAGACGGCAAATTATTTAAAGAAGTCGTTTTATAG